From Oscillatoria sp. FACHB-1407, a single genomic window includes:
- a CDS encoding ATP-binding protein, which produces MRLIASSRKQHISRTQRRTLGLRAALIGAILITISASAGVVHFSWLILSKRNVDSIITQVNQELTRGTFQEVGNIFSNVSSTQNIIQRAFTRNLVNLQNPREREAFYLSLLEANPSFAAIEFGYRNGDYFGVQNTQDDEINVISRQWNPQTQQSSNTTVSYQEGSSELRVMGTQEITDQYYSPRQPWYQIAAQNLNQLSWSDVYMFRATRTPGISSSMPLRLQGKFIGVINISFELKQISQYLQTLDQEGKSIIFIANSKSELIATSDAQETTYIIVNDTVRLKRLEETNNSYLQIAVQTLRTNQASISSVTAERTLTYQDGPFGEKYFISLAPVGYLDWVVGTVIPESNYLEGINQANTNTTIGLALAALGLATLMSIVASRWITTPIRKLSTASSAIALGDLNQAVEVQGIRELNVLAQSFNRMAKQLRESFTELEKTNEALEQRVEERTVALKDALHNLQQTQAQLVQTEKMSSLGLMIAGIAHEINNPVNFIHGNLCHAHQYTRDLLALVDFCEKHCVHAFPEIEAQIEEIDLDFIREDLPKLLNSMQIGADRIREIVKSLRVFSRLDEAEVKEVDIHEGIDSTLMILHSRLRAKPGYSVIEVVREYGQLPLVQCYAGQLNQVFMNLLTNSIDALHQSQQRQVHQSPETLPYQIRIRTEVLNSDWVAIHIIDNGAGMTEQVRSKLFDPFFTTKPVGQGTGLGLSISYQIVVEKHGGKLYCCSAPNQGAEFVVEIPIKAHFNHEDKLAKYPQ; this is translated from the coding sequence ATGCGACTGATTGCATCGTCACGCAAACAGCATATTTCAAGAACTCAGCGCAGGACGTTAGGGTTGAGAGCAGCATTGATAGGGGCAATTTTGATTACGATCAGTGCTTCTGCTGGCGTTGTTCATTTTTCCTGGCTCATTCTATCAAAGCGTAATGTTGATAGCATTATTACTCAAGTTAATCAAGAGTTAACCAGGGGTACGTTTCAAGAAGTTGGTAATATTTTTAGTAATGTTTCATCGACTCAAAATATTATTCAACGGGCATTCACTCGCAATCTCGTCAATCTCCAAAACCCCAGGGAAAGAGAAGCCTTTTATTTGAGTTTGTTAGAGGCAAACCCAAGTTTTGCTGCGATTGAGTTTGGCTATCGCAATGGGGATTATTTTGGAGTTCAAAATACTCAGGATGACGAGATTAATGTCATCAGCCGTCAATGGAATCCTCAAACTCAGCAATCTTCCAATACAACGGTTAGTTATCAAGAAGGTAGCTCGGAACTGCGTGTAATGGGCACTCAAGAAATAACCGATCAATACTATTCCCCCAGACAACCCTGGTATCAGATTGCAGCTCAAAACCTGAATCAGTTGTCGTGGAGTGATGTCTACATGTTTCGAGCTACCCGTACACCGGGAATTAGCTCGTCAATGCCATTAAGGCTTCAAGGCAAGTTTATTGGTGTCATTAATATTTCATTTGAGTTAAAACAAATCTCACAGTATCTTCAAACGCTGGATCAAGAAGGTAAAAGCATTATTTTTATTGCAAATTCTAAAAGTGAATTAATTGCGACGTCAGATGCACAGGAAACAACTTACATTATTGTTAATGACACGGTTCGATTAAAGCGATTAGAAGAGACAAACAATTCCTATTTGCAAATTGCTGTTCAGACCCTAAGAACGAATCAAGCCTCAATTAGCAGCGTGACCGCTGAACGAACTCTTACGTATCAGGATGGACCCTTCGGAGAGAAATACTTCATTTCTTTAGCCCCAGTGGGATATTTAGATTGGGTAGTGGGGACGGTTATTCCAGAATCAAACTACCTGGAGGGAATTAATCAGGCTAATACAAATACAACGATTGGGTTGGCGTTAGCTGCATTAGGGCTTGCAACGTTGATGAGTATTGTTGCCTCCCGCTGGATTACAACCCCAATTCGCAAACTCAGCACGGCTAGTAGTGCGATCGCCTTGGGCGACTTAAACCAAGCGGTTGAGGTTCAAGGCATCCGAGAACTCAACGTTTTAGCGCAGTCATTTAATCGCATGGCAAAGCAACTGCGAGAGTCTTTTACAGAACTGGAGAAAACCAATGAAGCATTGGAACAACGGGTTGAAGAGCGAACCGTTGCCCTCAAAGATGCTCTGCACAATCTTCAACAAACGCAAGCCCAACTAGTTCAAACAGAGAAGATGTCGAGTTTGGGTTTGATGATTGCTGGGATTGCCCATGAAATCAACAACCCGGTGAACTTCATTCACGGTAATTTGTGCCACGCTCATCAATACACACGTGATTTGTTAGCTCTGGTTGACTTTTGCGAGAAACATTGCGTCCACGCTTTCCCTGAGATTGAAGCGCAGATTGAGGAGATCGACCTTGATTTTATTCGTGAAGATTTGCCAAAACTATTGAATTCAATGCAAATTGGAGCCGATCGCATTCGAGAAATTGTCAAGTCTCTGCGGGTTTTCTCTCGGCTTGACGAGGCAGAGGTCAAAGAAGTGGATATTCACGAGGGTATTGATAGCACCTTGATGATTTTGCACAGTCGATTACGAGCCAAACCGGGATATTCGGTGATTGAAGTGGTTCGAGAATATGGTCAGTTGCCGTTGGTGCAATGCTATGCCGGACAGCTCAACCAAGTGTTTATGAACTTGCTGACCAATTCAATTGATGCACTGCATCAGAGCCAGCAAAGGCAAGTTCATCAATCACCGGAGACGTTGCCATATCAGATTCGTATTCGTACCGAGGTTCTAAACTCTGATTGGGTCGCCATTCATATTATTGACAACGGTGCAGGAATGACCGAGCAAGTCCGCTCTAAATTGTTTGATCCCTTCTTTACAACCAAACCTGTCGGGCAGGGAACCGGGTTGGGGTTGTCAATCAGCTACCAGATTGTTGTCGAAAAGCACGGTGGTAAGCTCTATTGTTGCTCCGCTCCTAATCAAGGGGCAGAATTTGTTGTTGAGATTCCGATCAAGGCGCACTTCAATCATGAAGATAAGCTGGCTAAGTACCCTCAGTAA